In Halorussus limi, a genomic segment contains:
- a CDS encoding universal stress protein: MPVFTVQATERSVVGDGYEDVLIPTDGSECAELAVEHGLAIAQRYDATVHAVSVVDLRAVAAGGDAGGVPEAEVLPTTETGDQLDERGEKATEAVAERAREAGLDAVSAVRQGIPVRDLLDYTEENDVDLVAMGTHGRTGFDRYFLGSTTAKLVRASGVPVLTVRAPRDDE; the protein is encoded by the coding sequence GTGCCGGTGTTCACTGTCCAAGCGACCGAACGGAGCGTCGTCGGCGACGGCTACGAGGACGTGCTGATTCCGACCGACGGGAGCGAGTGCGCGGAACTCGCGGTCGAACACGGTCTCGCCATCGCTCAGCGGTACGACGCGACCGTCCACGCGGTCAGCGTCGTCGACCTCCGGGCCGTGGCGGCCGGCGGCGACGCCGGTGGCGTCCCCGAAGCCGAGGTGTTGCCCACGACCGAAACCGGGGACCAACTCGACGAACGAGGAGAGAAGGCCACCGAGGCGGTCGCCGAGCGCGCCCGCGAGGCGGGCCTCGACGCCGTGTCCGCGGTCCGGCAGGGAATCCCCGTGCGGGACCTCCTCGACTACACCGAGGAGAACGACGTGGACCTCGTCGCGATGGGCACCCACGGTCGGACCGGGTTCGACCGCTACTTCCTCGGAAGTACGACCGCGAAACTCGTCCGAGCGTCCGGAGTTCCGGTCTTGACGGTCCGCGCGCCCCGAGACGACGAGTGA